The region GCCATCATGACGTTCCAGCTTAGCAGAGCGCACTCTGACTACAGCCCCAGCGGATGATCCACGGGGCTAAGCTTAGTCAACCCAGAATCATGCAGTAACAAATGGCTAGTGTTTTAAattactcagcaataaataaCCAAAAGAGTATTGCAGTGTTTGGATTGGAAGGAagataaaatggagataaaggaCCAAAAGAGAGTTTCTTCTGGACAGGACAGATTTGACTATCTTTATAGAGCTAAGATGAAGGAGTGAGTAGTTCAGTGAAGAGTAAAAGGTCCAGAAGAAAGGGGAGGTACTTTAACACGTCCTTGAATGAGACAATAATGAATTGATCAAGGAGGCAAATTGAGATTCTGGCTTTGATAGAAGACAGGGAActtcattctatttaaaataggtttttttttttttaaatattttatttatttatttgacagagacacagcgagagagggagcacaagcatggggagtgggagagggagaagcaggcttcccacggagctgggagcccgatgtggggctccatcccaggaccctgggatcatgacctgagcgcctcaaaaaacttaaaataagttTAATCTGTGGTcagcaaataaatattatttattgcatgatttttttaagtatttaaattttttttttagtaatctctacacctaatgtggggctcaaactcacaactccgagatcccATGCTCTTCCCAGCTGAATCAGCGAGGTGCCCCTATTGCATGAATTTAACTGGAATAAAGAACATAGAATTTGATTCCCTATTAAAAAATGAGACCAGAAAGAAGACAATCTCCTGAAAGTGGTAGAATTGCTTTAAGTGGTTAAAAGTTTCTTAAGTTCTTAAGTTGACTTCCATGGAACACTTAGTAAAATGTGTTACATAGATCATTCTTTAGGGCAGTTTGCAACAGTTTTATTTAACAGGGTAAAAACCTCGGTGAATATCTGTTAAGAAAAATACAGGAAGGACTTGAGCTatggagggaagaaaaataaaaagacttcacCTTAACTGATGTGATAAAATGTTTGGTGTCCAGGAGTGAACGGTCACGAAAGAATTCTTGGGACGGCTTCAGTGCAAAAAACATGGTTTTAGTAAGGCACGGGGGCAAGACCTGTGGGCAAGAAGAGCTGCACTAGGGTTGTGACAGGTGACtgattatatatacttttaagttgggagggggttaaggATAGTGTAtatctctaaggaatttggaagcaaggttttcaGGAACTTGAGGGGCTAGCTGCTGTTTAAGATAAGGTCATTTgctactgtctagtaaaaccttagtctTCAGagccttcagatgtatatcagtgctCCATATGTTAGGaagatgattgctaacatatatcttgggggagGAGGGTAGATAAAGCAAGTTTACAAAAGGATTTTTCTATGttaagacttacaggatcctggaggtcaggctaatgtcaagctaaggttgcccTTTGCCTCTAGCAATGTATTAATATTGAGACAGTTGAGTTCCTGCAGGAAGGTCACCCTGCCTGTCTTAAGtacttgtcagtgggctgcaaaggaaatttaatttttttcttcatttcttttgcctttgttctccacatcattaTCCAtgctctcaaaaaatttttttttttgctttaaaatttagtagttagggacgcctgggtggctcagtcggttaagtgtctgccttcggctcaggtcaggatcctgtggtcctgggatcgagtccgcgtcgggctccctgctcagtggggagcctacttctccctctgcctgccgctccccctgcttgtgtgttctctctctctctctccccctttctgatgaataaataaataaaatcttaaaaaagaataaataaaatttagttaaaaaCAGATATGAGattactttgaattatttaatttttcttgggaATGTTTAGTTTTTAAGCTAAGTAATTTTAGTCTAAAGTAAGTAGTTTTTATGACATAAACTTAATTTACTTctaaaagaaacacatgaaaaataaaacctaattcTTATAAGCTCAGTTTTTCTCAGTGAGGATTTATTTGTTCAAAAATgctttttgaggggcacctgggtggctcagtcggttgagcgtccaattcttgatttcggctcaggtcatgatctcagagttgtgagattgagcctcgcatcaggctctgcactaggaATGGaatggagtctgcctgggattctctctccctcgccctctgcccccacctctctctctccccctctttaaaaaaaacaaaagcaacacatTTTCATAGTCCACTGTGTGCTCTGTTCTAAGTGCTGAAGAAACAGgaatgaacaaaataaagtccctgccttcatggagcttacatttaaatatgaggaaaacagaaaacaatcaaATACCGAGAATTGCAGATGGAGAAGTGAGATGGCAAACGGGCAGCAATCAACAGCAATCAGAAGGGGCTAAAGAAAGCCTGGTCCCTGGAAGGGGGGGTCTCGTTTGGGCAGACAGTCTCTCCAGAAGGTGGGGCTCTCAACCTCCTGTCAACAGTGGGCTAGCTGTGAGAAAATCTGGGGGAGGAGCCTTCCACACAAGACACAAGATGTCACCAGCCTCTCTAATGACACAAGATGCTGGTTCTAATGTGACATGGCTACGCAGTAGAAATCATATTTATGTCGCAAGTCTCTGAGATCTGGGGATGCTGGTACTGACACCAACATCTTCTAGATGTTTAAATACAGGATCTATTGGAAAATAGGAGAGggtataaaaaaaaatgggggataAAAAATGCCAATCACAAGAGAAACAATATTAAAACACACAGAGTACATCTTCAATGCTCCAAAGAATTGCTGCAACTGTTAGTGGGTCTCTCCAACAAAATATAGCCCTACCCCAGAGGTTTTGTTGGAGAagatgaaaaaactaaaattgaGTAGAAAAACATAATTTACACACAGGTATGTGACCGTTTAGAACCAATATGAACAATTCACTTTGAATTTTAAACATTCCTATAACATTGATATAAACTCAGCATAATAAACTCAAGTGTGAAATTATTAGATTTGCTTGTAAAGTCAGGGTCAATTTGAAACATTTCCTCCAGTGAAAGTTGATACTTCTGTGGCTAAACTACTTCAAATCTAAATTCATTTGTACCAGGGTCATCCCTTTCTAATATGTGTACTGAAAGTCCCCGAATAGTCTCAGGGCCTGCCTCACTTTGGCAAAGATTCTAGTCAGTCCAAGAAAGGATTCCCCAACATGAGCAACACATACTGGATCCAGACACAAAATGAATGTCATCAAGGAGGCCACCGACCAACCTCTCAGGGATCAAAAGGTAGCTGGGAGACTTCGGTGGGCAGATTTGGGCAGAGCTGTGGCTAGGGATccgagatacagagagagagataggaacCAGAAAAGGAGACAAGAAGTAAAAGAGGCACATTCCCAGATGGAgccattttatttctaaacttgAGTCGAAACAGATACAGACTTTCCTGCCTCCACTGTGgattttcatcttataaaataGATTTGCTACCCAAAATCCTTCATAAAAATCTGCCTTCCTCTTGGCAGTGGGAAATAAGCAAAAAGTCAAAGGTTAAGAGGTCATGCATAAAATATCATAGCCAACAAGATAATTATACAATAGTCTCAAATTCTTCACAAATTAATGATAAAACATTAAGACTAATTTACACTCCACGATATTCGCAGCACTtcaaggtttttttcttcatatatttatgttCATATTTCACAAACAACAATACTACAAAAAGACTATCAACTTttccataaaataagaaaacaaaacaaagccatcATACTATAAAATCAATCTGCGGAGCATAAACTTTTTaatataagaacaaaaattaaaagacagcGAATTCACCCAAACTAAGATATCTTCACCATAAACTCTGTAGGCGTCCCGAAGGAGTTCTTAGCACTCAGATTTTTGGTTGGTTTAACCTCTCTTGTACCTACTGGTTTTTGTGTATCCTGATCCCAACTGTTATTATTCCAGGGAGAATTTCAAGAAAGAacttcaagggcgcctgggtggctcagttggttaagtgactgccttcggctcaggtcatgatcctggagtcccgggatcaagtcccgcatcaggctccctgctcggcggggagtctgcttctccctcagaccctcttccctctcgtgctctctctctctcattctctctctctctcaaataaataaataaataaaaatctttaaaaaaaaaagaaagaacttcaaGCAAGGTTTGAGGTGGGATCCAGTTTAAGTCATTAGACAAattattcacacacaaaaaaagcttTAATGAAACTCAAGTGTTTCGTTCGGAACAGTAGTTGGCCCTTTTTCTTTCACTCCCTTCTCATCCAAGAGAACCCTTTAAAGATCTAGAATCATTTGTTGTCTGTAATTACTATAACATTTGGCTCATAATTCTGGGCGAAAATATGCCATTTTAAGAAACTCTTTGCATGTATATTTTCCTTGCTTTCTAGAGGTAGATAACCTCAAACTAAGGCCCAGACATTGGTCCCTTCAAACGgtattaaaaaaacccaatagTACTAAAAGAGGAGAGTAGCTGTCAAAGAGTAAGAACCAAAATCCTggttttttagaaaaacaaaatctttgatGAGATTTGTGTCtatgtatatgaaaaaatgaCCTGCAAAAAAAcccatagaaaacaaacaaacaaacaaaaaaaaccactggAGAAGAAGCCAATACAATTTTCCAGTCTGACAAAATGGTTGGAATTTACAGTTGGAAGAGACCTCATAGATTAATTCAAATCACTgattttagagggaagggggaaaaggccCAGAAATGGTCAATGACTTGTCTCCGTCCATTAGCATGTTAATCTGCATGATTATTTTTTAgacatacacaggcacacatgcatacacacatatttttacataaaatgctACTGGCttgtataataaatgaaaaataagggtGCACATTTTCACTGATTTCATTGCAGAAGTGGGAAGTGCCCCCCTTTCAAACAAGCAAAAAGGTTTCACTTCCTCTCCATCCTGTCCATTGATGGATGGGCCATATCATGACCTGCTGTCCTGCTCCCTTCTGCAACCCCTGCAAAGGGCAGGGGgtcgggggcagggggagcatgGTCAGAATggcaggaaggagggcagaggtaCTCAACCCAGAACTGGAGTCCCTTGCAATTCCGAAGATGTTCCCACTGGCGGTGAAGGCTTTACATGAAGTCAAGGTTGGGCTATCGTAAATTCGAGACCAGGCTGGAAGGAGATAAAAAGAGGTGAAGGCACCAGGTGCAGATGTATGCGTCACCCAGGAGAATATGAGTTAGCGTTCCTCTGACCATAGAGGGCAGAAATGAGCAGTGTGTGTCTTACCTAAGTTACTGAACTATAAACTTAGACGACTACACCAGGTGTAGTCAtagtttctaattattttaatttgtgattGCTTATAAACATCAAAATATTTAAGCCTAATGTGCAGAAATATTAATAGCTACTTTACCTCTTTCCATAAAATTACACGTGGATATAATTCTaaggtagttttttaaaaaatatgatttttaatattcattataGACGTTATTCTGAAAAATCTTAAGTCTAGCTGCATATATTAacattaaataacttaaaaaataaacaatacattatatataccaaaatagCCTCATTTTAAAGCCATGTAAGTGAAAAAATTGAGTTTTTAAGAATAAACTAGACCCTCTAAAggtatttttcataatttcagtATTAAACGTATCTTCTTTTCTGACTATGCCGAATATATTACACACTGCTCTTGGTAATTTATGTCAGAAATATTCATTACGAAAATAAATAGGTTGGTTCATTTGTCTGTTTTACTTGTTCTGTAATGAAAAATTTATCCTACATCTAAATGAATTTGCTCCCAGAAGATCACCCCCACGGAGACAGCTAACCAAAACACTTAACAATGTAAAGATATCCAGTCCATGTGACTCTCTATTTTCTAATAATAGTGGTAAAAAGCAACTTTCAAGTCTCATTCTAATCCAACTGGACTTACAGATAACTCTCACGCTCTAAAGGAAGAAAGTCATTTGAGAAACTTGTCCTTGCTGGAACCCCAGCACTGGCCTTTACGTGCACACAAGTTAACACTGCTCTGAATTTAAAGCAAACCCTAGCAAGTTGAAGAAGagcccacattttctttactcattaAGGGTCACTATGTCATCCACAGCTGGAAGAATTTCTTCTAGAAAGAATTTCTTGATGAAGACAGAACCCAAAGCTATTTCGGCTCCTCATCCTGCTCTCTGCAGCCGTGAGTAATGGTAGCAGTTGggctaaaacaaaaagaacagacaCTGGCCCATCTTGAGAACCAGCTTCAGACATTTTGTATGGAGGTTAGTCAAATGCATTTCccaaaattaaattaacataagGTATGCAAGGAATAGAGATTCCATCACTCAGAAGTCACAAGGGGAAATCAGTCAATTAAAAAGTGCATCTCTTTCCAAAGCAAGTGCAGGAGGTCAAGAGGGGCTCAAGCATTCTAGAAATGTTACTTGTTTACAGGTTTTGATCCAGCCACTTGATGTAACTATCCCTAGTCCGGATTCCGACTGAGAAGTTGGTGGGCCAGCTGGTGAAAATCATGCAGCCGTGGAAACCATCCTCAAAGTGATCTAGGGTCACCTGCACACCTGCACTCTCCAGACGCTTGGCATACATGATCCCATCATCTCTTAGGACGTCATGCTCACACGTCAGAATATAGGTCTTTGGGAGGTGCCGCAGGACTTCCTGCTCTGCAATGAGTGGGGCTGCCCGGGCATCCAGCAGCTGAGGGATCTCCTGCACAATCCTGGCATCGCCAGTGGTCTGCATGACAGGCTTGTAGTCCTTTGTGATGGAGGCAGGCAAGAGGGACGTCCAGTTTAGACGGGCCCTGAGGGCAACCGCCTCTTCCACGTCAAGTGAAGTGTGGTTGTTAACTATCATTGCCTGGACAAAGTCATAGTTGCCTTGGAAGTAGTCCACCCAGTACTTCACCATGACATAACGGGGCAGGATTGGTGTGTTCACATTTTGCTGATAAGAGGGTGTGTTAAAATCTAAAGCCTGAAGAACCGGGTAAATTAAAGCTTGCACCTTGAGCTTGTTTTTGAGGTTGGCATCTTGAGTAAACTGGAGAAGAGGAAGCaaacacattatttctttttgcaTGGCTCCTTTTACAGAAACCACACCTTATAAAGTAGCTTTATGCCTTACTTTGCATCAAGCAAAGGGTATAAGTGTGAAATTTCTACCAGCCATGGGATTAAgtaatgtagtttaaaaaataaaacttccctaCCACCAACCATACCACCACCCCGATCAAGCTGCTGGATATTTACTAAGAAGGGTATGATGTTTGAGTGGACACTGCAGATGTATGCGATCTCTTAGGTCTTTAAACCCCCATGCACACTTTACTTGTCTCTATTCTTTGGCACTAGCACACCTTGCCGGGGTAAGACGGTTGGATAACGTGTGAACCTTATTTAGTTCGGTATTCTCTGCAAGGCCCCAAAAGGCAATGGCTTCCTGGAGAGAAACAAACTAGTCTTACCCTTCCAGAGGAGAGGGGTAGGAAAAGCTAAAGGAACAGACAATGGGACTCCAAAGTGTCTGCGAAGGACCTCGGGATATCTCCTCTGATGAGCAGTTAGTATTCACACTGGGTGAGAGAGAATTTAAATGGTGCTGGCAACATGCCCTCCATTCTCCTCAATGAGCATGCACCCAAGAGTTGAGGAGTCACGTCATTCACGTGAAATGGGAACGTGAATGCATCCCCTACCTCAGCAGATCTCAATTCCCCCAAGCCCCTGCAAAATGCGAACATACTGCCTCATTTTAGACACGAGAACTGTGTCTAAAAcgatatatattttctttttaaagattttatttatttgacagagatacagcgagagagagaacacaagcagggggagtgggagagggacaagcaggcttcccgcggagcagggagcctgatgcggggctcgatcccaggaccctgggatcatgacctgagctgaaggcagacgcttaacgactgagccacccaggcgcctcaaatgatatatattttcatgtaaCCTCTGAAAGGCAGCTAACTAGGTCACTGTGTTTTATAGGCAACTAAACAATCTTCAACGTCACTTTAGCCACATGCAATTTTGTTTCACGTCAGAATTTAGAACCCCATCCCCAGGGAAGATGTAACTGCTCTgtcaaagcaaaaggaaatgatCGGTTAATGGTACTATTAATATGTGCCAGGAATTGTATATACATCATTTCACTAAGTTCTGGCAACAGCCCTGCAATCAGATGGCATTATCCTCATTTTCCTGAAGCTTAGAGATGTTAAGGTGCTTGCCCAAAGCCCTATAGCTCTCAAAGCAGGGGGACTGGATTCCATCCCAGTTCTCATTGTAAAGCCCATGATGCTCTCACCCTGCTACATCGGCACTTCCTTCTTACCGCATTTGGACACAGGTACAGCAACTCTGACAATACCAGAGAACAAAGGTCTTTACATACAGCAAAGGAGAAGAAACCAAGGTGCACCACAGATAAAAAGGTGGATGCTATTTGAGAATACCAAAAGAAATTTGGAGGCGAGAAGACAGAGCTCGTGTTCTAAACTTATTTAATCcatcagaggaagaaaatgtacTTATCTTTGAATTTATGCAGCTGCCCAAAATTCTGGGTGCTCTTAGACCTAGATAGTTTCCAAAGAATTTAACCAGGTAAGCCCAAATGAACTTGTGGGATAACTTTCAAAGTGGCTgacccattttaattttttttgtttgtatttaaaaaaaaaaaaaaaactctgggaAACGCTTTTTAACTTCTCCATTTACCTCAAAGTCCTAAGGAAGCAATCTTAGCAATTGGAATTTAAGCACAAAGACCCCCATTTTTCAGGTCCAACATAGACAAGAAGCCAGGGATACTTGATTTCCATGCATATCCCTGAGCAGCAAGAGAGCCCTATAAAACATTAGACCTTTTTCTCATATTAATCGTAATCAGGGCCTTTCCAAGGACTGAGAGATGACACTTCTTTCATTCACCCCTCTTCCTACTTCAAAAAGATCTGAGAACTCTCCAAGTGCAGGCTTCTGAATAACTTGGCCCCCTACTGACCAGCCCACCTGCTAGGCCTTTGCCATACATGGTGGAGAatatttgtctgtctgtctgcaggAGGTTAGCCGGCGCCCTCCTACCTCCAGCACCGAAGGGCAGTATCTATTACCTGCTGGCCCAGAGCAGCGGCCaaattcccaccagcactgtcaCCAGAGATGCCAATTCTGTCTGGGTCAACCGAATACTTGTGTAAGACTTCCGGCTGCAGGAAATACTTCGTGGCACGCACAACATCGTGAATTTGTGcaggaaaataaacttttggaaCTAGCCTGTATCTGTGAAGACAAAAGTTGTATTCATTTAAGGACTTCACCAAGTCTTTATAGGCCATTTAAGATTTAAGGGGAAACTGGCTCTTTTGACACAGAAATAAGCAAgtgaagaattaaaataaatataaaggggtgcctggctggctcagtcggtagagcacgtgactcttgatctcagggttttgagttcgagccccacattgggcacaaagcttactttaaaaaataataataaaatataaaaatgaaccattcattttcttttttaaaaaaagattttatttatttatttgccagagagagagagagagcacaagcagggggagcggcaggcagagggagaagcaggccccccctgagcaaggaacccgatgcgggggctcggtcccaggaccctgggatcatgacctgagctaaaggcagccgcttacctgactgagccacggAGGCATCCTGAACCATTCATTTTCTTGCAAATCAAATACTTAGTTTAAGAATGTAATGCTTTTGTATTAGTAATAgtcctcccccacttttttttatgATCAGCCACCACACAAAACAAACACCTAGACCACCAcaatggaaaaacaacaaaatttcaaAGTTAAAGGTGGGTGTTGATTATTAAGATATGGGTAGTGCTACGGTgagcgagcgctgtgaattgtgcaagactgttgaatcacagttctgtacttctgaaacaaataacgcaacatattttaagaaaaaagaaaaagaagaagataataggagaggaagaaaaggggagtatgtcagagggggagacgaaccatgagagatgatggactctgagaaacaaactgagggttctagaggggaggggggtagggggatgggttagcctggtgatgggtattgaggagggcatgttctgcatggagcactgggtgttatgaacaaacgatgaatcatggaacactgcaccaaaaactaatgatgtaatatatggtgattaacataacaataaaaaaattaaaaaaaaaagatatgggtAGAACCACAATagattttgacattttatttctggAAGTCAGTGTCTCATGGCTCCATATGGTACCCTTCATGATTTACCTGAGAAATATAGTAAAACTGTACTCCAATGAAGAGGTCATGCCAGCCTGACATTAAACCCAGGCAATGAATTCACTCCCTGGGAGGATGGAACTGAAAGGCTAGCTGCCAACCAGCAAAAAGGAAGCCAAGTCCGCCAGACGGCCAGGACAGTTCTGAGGCTTCTCCTTTCACCCCACTTTGTAATATCAGAGTCCCTTTGGGACCCTACTCTGTACACTTTGTAGGAGTCCTATGCCGTTAAGAGTTCCAAAGAACCTAGTTTTGTCAAACGCCCCACCCATAATATCATCTTACAAATCTGTATCTGCTGGTAGACTGGGCCTGGAGAACCCTCTATCTCCTCCTCCTTTCGTCCTTAATCCTCACTCATCCTTTAAGCCTCACTCAAGGGTTTGGCCACCTCTAGGTAGAGTTCCTTGATTAAAACTCCACTCACTTTCGGGGCGGAGCTGGGTACCACTCCTTGATAATTCTACGTGCTGGGGTAGATTACTGTTCTTTCTGCCTCATCTTAAAACGATTGCTTTATGTATTTCCTCTAAAAAGTGTGTGCTCTGATATCAAGACTGTGTTTTATTCATCACTGTGTTCCCAGTATCCATCCATGTGCTAGGCACATATCATCCATCCAGTAAACCCTTTTTGAGAATTAACACCTTCCTTTTGCCgacaaaagaaactgaggcaccgacAAGTTactttatttgtgaaataagtcaagcacagaTAAAAACAAGGTGGGATAGAAACTAATTACTTAAACTCTAATATTAAGAACTCAGGTctaggggaggggggttgggggatgggttagcctggtgatgggtattaaagagggcacgttctgcgtggagcactgggtgttatgcacaaacaatgaatcatggaacactacatcaagaactaatgatgtaatgtatggtgattaacataacaataaaaatttaaaaaaaagaactcaggtcttttaatttccattttataattaacatactTATTCTCGGAAACTAATTGTTCCCCCATCTAAAATCTAGCTAGTTAATTAAGTATCTTGACATTCAGTACAGATACAATCAAATggacaaatatttgtgaaatactCCAAGAAGTAGTGAACATTGACCTGGTTACTCAAGAATGACTGCATTTGGAAAATtctaaatgcaataaaaaaaaattcccttagtGGTTGCCTTATAACGGACTAAAtgatttttctaacttcttttttttttccatctgtggaTCAATTAAtcatccaaaatatttttttctcccgtTGAATTTCATTATGTCCTACAGCGCCTGCTATACTATTGGTTAGAGTGAAAGGAGCAGGAGTACACCATTTTGTCCACTAGATGGCGCCATCTCATAGGATTCCATTTACCCCCAGTTGTAGGACAAGATCTCAATTTTCAACTTCAGTTTCAccaagctgaatttttttttttttaagagagagggagagagaggagggaggggcagagggagagagagagagagagagagaatcttaagcatgctccacGCCTAGGGTGGAGCCCTACATGAGGCTCCTCAATCTCACAACGCGCACATCACAACAGGAGCAGAAATCAGtagctcaactaactgagccgtCTAGGTGCCCCTTAccaagctgattttttttttaaagattttatttatttatttgagagagagacagagatagggacagagacagtgagacagaaagcaggagatcggggaggagagagagaagctcccCTGTAGGGAGActgacccaggaccctgggatcatgacctgagctgaaggcaggcgcttaaccccctgagccacccaggcacccccaagctgaactcttaattctttcaatgaaataaaaacaaatgcactTCATGACTCAAGTTGTGACAATAAAGGCTATTTTATCTTAGCAAGATTCCATATATCATGATAAACTGTTTTCCAGGTAGCCCAGGATGTCAGAACACATTCTACCAGTACACACACATGAATTGAATCTTCGGATGTTGTTTCCCAAAACGTCTTCGTGACTTTGAATCAAGAGAAACTggtaatctaaaaaaaaacaaaaccttgctACTGCCTCAATCTTATCAGTCGATTAATAATTGGCTCAGATAACAAAGTAAACAACAAACAGGTCATAATAGAGTCTTCCTGGTACCCTTAAAGATCTGCCTCCTAATCCCTCCTATCTTTGTTTAAGCTGGAAACTTTCTCTAGTTTTATTCAATAAGGGACACTATTTTCATAGATTGGAAAATAGAGTGAAACTATGTACTTCTGAGGTCACCTAGTGTAAGATAAGCCTTCAAAGTAACTTGAAATTGACCTGAGAAGTACAGCAAAAGTTCTGTAATATTTTTGTAGACACAGAAAACTCAAGAGTCAGGAGAAAATTTATGAGTGCTAGAgccaaagataaataaattttacatatatatatttatttataaacatataaatatatatatttacttatatatataaataaatatatttatctgaTGCTTTTGTTTAAAGATATGTTCCTGCAAAGTATGAAAAGAGGattctgacttttttaaaaattcaaaattatagaTCTTGAGTTAAAGCACCTGCTGAATTTGTGGCAAATATGGTCTTAATTTGCCCAGCTCACTGCAGGGATAGATAACTCTGCAGAGCTGGCTTCTGCCTATCTGTTATTGCACACACCTCCTTCTAGCAAAATTTGGTTGTGAACTCAGGAATGAAGCTTAatcaatttaataaatacatacactCTATAAATATTATCTTATTCCTGCTAGGtgaggcacccccccccccagccccctgccaaGTACTCTGTAGATGTGTTTCACTCAAATTGCAGGGCAAACTTGTGGGTGTAAGAATGAGAACGTGAGGCTCAAGGAGGGGTAACTTGTTTACAGCAGCTCGTATGTGGCAAAGCTGTGTGGTGAATTCACCCCTGACTTCAAAACAAACATGTAACCCCTGCCTTAGAAAATAttctccttggggcgcctgggtggcttagtcattaagcgtcggccttcggctcatgtcatgatcccagcgtcctgggatcgagcctgcatcaggctccctgctctaggggaagactgcttctccctctccct is a window of Zalophus californianus isolate mZalCal1 chromosome 1, mZalCal1.pri.v2, whole genome shotgun sequence DNA encoding:
- the NCEH1 gene encoding neutral cholesterol ester hydrolase 1 isoform X2, with product MAEELNAVIISIEYRLVPKVYFPAQIHDVVRATKYFLQPEVLHKYSVDPDRIGISGDSAGGNLAAALGQQFTQDANLKNKLKVQALIYPVLQALDFNTPSYQQNVNTPILPRYVMVKYWVDYFQGNYDFVQAMIVNNHTSLDVEEAVALRARLNWTSLLPASITKDYKPVMQTTGDARIVQEIPQLLDARAAPLIAEQEVLRHLPKTYILTCEHDVLRDDGIMYAKRLESAGVQVTLDHFEDGFHGCMIFTSWPTNFSVGIRTRDSYIKWLDQNL
- the NCEH1 gene encoding neutral cholesterol ester hydrolase 1 isoform X1; protein product: MRSSCVLLTALVALAAYYIYIPLPSSVSDPWKLMLLDATFRSAQQVSNLIHNLGLSHHLLALNFIIVIFGKKSAWSSAQVKVTDTDFDGVEVRVFEGSPKPEEPLRRSIVYIHGGGWALASAKIRYYDELCTAMAEELNAVIISIEYRLVPKVYFPAQIHDVVRATKYFLQPEVLHKYSVDPDRIGISGDSAGGNLAAALGQQFTQDANLKNKLKVQALIYPVLQALDFNTPSYQQNVNTPILPRYVMVKYWVDYFQGNYDFVQAMIVNNHTSLDVEEAVALRARLNWTSLLPASITKDYKPVMQTTGDARIVQEIPQLLDARAAPLIAEQEVLRHLPKTYILTCEHDVLRDDGIMYAKRLESAGVQVTLDHFEDGFHGCMIFTSWPTNFSVGIRTRDSYIKWLDQNL